The proteins below are encoded in one region of Streptomyces marianii:
- the cutA gene encoding divalent-cation tolerance protein CutA, translating to MADYVQVSTATPSKEQAVQLAQSVVKERLAAGAQIIGPVTSVFWHLGEFGTGEEWQLLLKTRAERYPDLEAHLIKHHPWDNPEIAAVPIIAGAEACLRWVSENTQPEA from the coding sequence ATGGCTGACTACGTGCAGGTGTCCACGGCGACACCGTCCAAGGAACAGGCAGTCCAGCTAGCGCAGTCCGTGGTGAAGGAGCGGCTGGCTGCGGGCGCGCAGATCATCGGCCCGGTGACGTCGGTGTTCTGGCACCTCGGAGAGTTCGGCACGGGGGAAGAGTGGCAGTTGTTGCTGAAGACCCGTGCCGAGCGGTACCCCGACCTCGAGGCGCACCTCATCAAGCACCACCCCTGGGACAACCCGGAGATCGCGGCCGTGCCGATCATCGCGGGCGCGGAGGCGTGCCTGCGCTGGGTGTCCGAGAACACCCAGCCCGAGGCGTAG
- a CDS encoding helix-turn-helix domain-containing protein, protein MNDFTPPTALPSQVLHCAEMQAALTSHDFGAVFRLARDMAGISYSKIAAECGVKPERVGTLARGRGRITTFDKVVAISDALRIPGHMLGLADRPWEMSERASPGPPARTTATQRDKTVRRREFLHSATGAGLAVGMTDLTKPAAGKRIGADFPELLRLRTARLRRLDTVLGGGDTYRMYPGEYQATKALLRDATYSEPTGRALLSVLAEQAQQAGWAAFDGGREADAAALYKESHTAATDAGDKDLAGNALAFLAYQTVNGDRKAGVEIATRSCTTLGPDAPAGVRALLHERRAWACAVAGLATDTEHALAEAGRALAEGQDAPQPDWVSWVDHTELQIMTGQCWAELGRPLRAVPVLEEALDEYDDSQARDKALYLSWLADAYLTAGEVEQAAQVTSRALDLTNGVASVRPRRRLDPLLKRLVQHRGVAEVDDALAKAAF, encoded by the coding sequence ATGAACGACTTCACACCGCCCACCGCGCTTCCCTCCCAGGTGCTTCACTGCGCTGAGATGCAAGCCGCCCTCACCAGCCACGACTTCGGCGCCGTCTTCCGGCTGGCCCGGGACATGGCCGGCATCAGCTACTCGAAGATCGCTGCAGAGTGCGGCGTCAAGCCGGAGCGCGTGGGCACCCTCGCCCGCGGCCGCGGCCGCATCACGACCTTCGACAAGGTCGTGGCCATCTCCGACGCGTTACGCATTCCGGGGCACATGCTCGGACTCGCGGACCGCCCGTGGGAGATGAGCGAGCGCGCTTCCCCCGGACCACCTGCACGCACGACCGCCACGCAGAGAGACAAAACAGTGCGACGCAGAGAGTTCCTTCACAGCGCCACGGGTGCCGGCCTCGCCGTCGGCATGACCGACCTGACCAAACCCGCAGCGGGCAAGCGCATCGGCGCGGACTTCCCCGAGCTGCTCCGCCTCCGCACCGCGCGGCTCCGCCGCCTCGACACGGTGCTCGGTGGCGGCGACACCTACCGCATGTACCCCGGTGAGTACCAGGCCACCAAGGCTCTGCTGCGCGACGCCACGTACTCGGAGCCGACCGGCCGGGCCCTGCTGTCGGTGCTGGCCGAGCAGGCGCAGCAGGCAGGATGGGCAGCGTTCGACGGCGGTCGCGAAGCCGACGCCGCGGCGCTCTACAAGGAGAGTCACACCGCCGCGACCGACGCCGGCGACAAGGACCTAGCCGGGAACGCGCTCGCGTTCCTCGCGTATCAGACGGTGAACGGCGACCGGAAAGCCGGAGTCGAGATCGCCACCCGCTCGTGCACGACGCTCGGGCCAGACGCCCCGGCGGGCGTCCGCGCGCTGCTCCATGAGCGGCGCGCTTGGGCGTGCGCCGTGGCCGGCCTCGCCACCGACACGGAGCACGCACTCGCTGAGGCGGGGCGCGCGCTCGCCGAAGGGCAGGACGCTCCCCAGCCTGACTGGGTTTCGTGGGTGGATCACACCGAGCTGCAGATCATGACCGGCCAGTGCTGGGCCGAACTGGGCCGGCCGCTGCGGGCAGTGCCCGTGCTCGAGGAAGCACTGGACGAGTACGACGACAGCCAGGCGCGGGACAAGGCTCTGTATCTGTCGTGGCTCGCGGACGCGTATCTGACGGCGGGCGAGGTCGAGCAGGCGGCACAGGTGACGAGCCGCGCGCTGGACCTCACCAACGGTGTCGCCTCGGTCCGGCCCCGCCGCCGCCTGGACCCGCTCCTCAAGCGCCTAGTCCAGCACCGGGGCGTCGCCGAGGTCGACGACGCCCTGGCCAAGGCGGCGTTCTGA